The genomic interval TATACGTGTTCCATACTGgtctctgtttatagctccatggtcttaCTAACATCGTATAAATTCTGCAAAGTCTCTAATTTAGGCAAATCCTGTCTTTCCCTAAAATATCCCCGAACTTAACAGTAATATTCTGCGTATAGTCCTCCCACTAGCTGTTAACACTCGTCTGTTGGCGTCAATGCGTGGTCAGAGTGAAAGTCCTGTTCGAGCCGTCCCAAGGCACGGCTCATGCAGGTTACTGTTGGTGTCCGCAGTTGCGGAGTGATATTTATAGCAGCGGAGTGAGCGATACATTATAAACAACAGCGGCATGTGCTCTATTTGTAGAGGTATCAAATTTCACATAACAGCCTCAACTACAAAGTCTACTTACATCTCTTCTTACATATACAATCTCggctctctctatctctctctacAGTTATGGAGGAGCTGCCCTACCCAGCATCTTAAACATGTCTGCTGTTGTTTATGTCCCGAGAAATGTTTCAAGAAAAAGTCGGAGTCTTTGGAGAGTCTCGCGGATACAGAGAGGGAGCTAGACAGTAGCAGTTCTGATGAACCGACCCCTTTAAACGACTCAGGATCATTCAGCCGTCAACCGTCCACCAGCTCTCGACGGTCGTCATGTAGCGAATCCCGTCGAAGCTCAACACCGTGTTCTGATCATTCATTCGGTTATCGTCGAAGTAGCAGCTGCACTAGTTCCGTACCGGTTATAGATATGAAACCTATTGAATTCTGGCCACCAAATACCAACCAAGAAACAGTACAACCAAAGAATCTCACACGCCGGTATACTCCAGATGGCGGATCTCATGATCATAAGCTTCAGCCAAAGCTCTATGACGTCACCGAATCTGACCCTGTCTTGACCGACGAAGAGAAACTGGCCCTTTACAAGCTGGGTAAAATCCACTACGCACTGAAATACAACGTGGACGACCAGACGCTCACAGTACGCATCATCAAAGCAATAGATCTACCGCCACCGGTTTTTTACGATGAATCGAGACAAGATATGGCCCACTCGAATCCATACGTAAAGATATGCCTCCTTCCAGATCAGAAAGAATCGCGACAAACAACAGTTAAACGAAAGACTCAGCAGCCAGAATTCGAAGAACAATTTGTCTTTCACGTTCCGTTTCAGGAGGCTGAACGTAGGATGCTTTATCTAAGTGTCCAAGACTTTGATAAGTTTTCCCGCCATTGTGTCATCGGTCAACATACAGAAACTCTATCCGGGTTAAATCTGATTAAGGGGGGACACTATTGGAAACCACTTTTGCCAACGACACAGGTAAGTGggtaatttatttgtaaaaattTGCCTTCATATTGTGAGAAGggaaggagagggagagggggggtgaCCGTGTCCTTTATCATTTTTGTCCCTAACGGGATCGAATTTCACTAAATATGTGATATATACCTGACGTCATGAAACCTTTACCCATGAGGTTTCATAAGTACCCAGCAGGGTGT from Apostichopus japonicus isolate 1M-3 chromosome 19, ASM3797524v1, whole genome shotgun sequence carries:
- the LOC139960352 gene encoding synaptotagmin-17-like isoform X3 → MLLWRSCPTQHLKHVCCCLCPEKCFKKKSESLESLADTERELDSSSSDEPTPLNDSGSFSRQPSTSSRRSSCSESRRSSTPCSDHSFGYRRSSSCTSSVPVIDMKPIEFWPPNTNQETVQPKNLTRRYTPDGGSHDHKLQPKLYDVTESDPVLTDEEKLALYKLGKIHYALKYNVDDQTLTVRIIKAIDLPPPVFYDESRQDMAHSNPYVKICLLPDQKESRQTTVKRKTQQPEFEEQFVFHVPFQEAERRMLYLSVQDFDKFSRHCVIGQHTETLSGLNLIKGGHYWKPLLPTTQQSFPGRGELLLSLNYLPSAGRLNCDVIKARQLLQTDIVAGSDPYVRTQLVIDEKVMKTKKTTTKKNTLDPVFNESFSFNVAPSSLKSVSVIASVWDYNSKGKDNFVGQVIMGKHLSVLKQLNPSQSSQTKGLE
- the LOC139960352 gene encoding synaptotagmin-17-like isoform X1, giving the protein MLLWRSCPTQHLKHVCCCLCPEKCFKKKSESLESLADTERELDSSSSDEPTPLNDSGSFSRQPSTSSRRSSCSESRRSSTPCSDHSFGYRRSSSCTSSVPVIDMKPIEFWPPNTNQETVQPKNLTRRYTPDGGSHDHKLQPKLYDVTESDPVLTDEEKLALYKLGKIHYALKYNVDDQTLTVRIIKAIDLPPPVFYDESRQDMAHSNPYVKICLLPDQKESRQTTVKRKTQQPEFEEQFVFHVPFQEAERRMLYLSVQDFDKFSRHCVIGQHTETLSGLNLIKGGHYWKPLLPTTQQSFPGRGELLLSLNYLPSAGRLNCDVIKARQLLQTDIVAGSDPYVRTQLVIDEKVMKTKKTTTKKNTLDPVFNESFSFNVAPSSLKSVSVIASVWDYNSKGKDNFVGQVIMGKHLSGSSEVTHWTRMLESQRSPVAQWHTIKTREECDKVYASLKPNS
- the LOC139960352 gene encoding synaptotagmin-17-like isoform X2 codes for the protein MLLWRSCPTQHLKHVCCCLCPEKCFKKKSESLESLADTERELDSSSSDEPTPLNDSGSFSRQPSTSSRRSSCSESRRSSTPCSDHSFGYRRSSSCTSSVPVIDMKPIEFWPPNTNQETVQPKNLTRRYTPDGGSHDHKLQPKLYDVTESDPVLTDEEKLALYKLGKIHYALKYNVDDQTLTVRIIKAIDLPPPVFYDESRQDMAHSNPYVKICLLPDQKESRQTTVKRKTQQPEFEEQFVFHVPFQEAERRMLYLSVQDFDKFSRHCVIGQHTETLSGLNLIKGGHYWKPLLPTTQSFPGRGELLLSLNYLPSAGRLNCDVIKARQLLQTDIVAGSDPYVRTQLVIDEKVMKTKKTTTKKNTLDPVFNESFSFNVAPSSLKSVSVIASVWDYNSKGKDNFVGQVIMGKHLSGSSEVTHWTRMLESQRSPVAQWHTIKTREECDKVYASLKPNS